Within Oreochromis aureus strain Israel breed Guangdong linkage group 19, ZZ_aureus, whole genome shotgun sequence, the genomic segment AGGTCTTTCTTTTGGTTAAATCGTTTACCACAATCGTCACATCCAAATCGTTTCACCTGAGAATCGACACTTTGCTCCACTCTACAAATTTTCTCATTAACCAAACAGTTGGAAGACCTTTTTTCTGAATGACATGCCACGTGTTTCTGAAGAGACTGCTTGCAGACAAACTGTTCTCCACTCTCAGAGCAGCTTAAAGACTTTTTTGCACCGTTACATCCCACATCATTATTTACACCTGACTCAGTTATTGTGCTGTCATTCAGCCGGCTGTCGCTTGCGTCAGTTTCAGGTCCACAATCTGACAAAGGTTCCTGCCAATCATCGTCCTCACTGACTTCAGTCTTTTCAGACTCTGAGGCCTCTCCTTCAGTACTGGATTGTAAAGGAGTATCTGGATGGGGGTGTCTGACTGGATCTGGTGAAGAATAATTTCCTATTTTTATCTGTTCAGCTGAGCTGCAAGCTGGAGgctctgtctctctgctgttttcagcttgGCTTTGATGAAGCGTTGAGAACTGAGGTttctcatcatcatcttcactcTTCACATGAACAGCAGTGAATGGGAACCCAGAGATATTGTCCTCCAGCCCACTGAGCTGTTCTCCCTCTTGACTTTTCCAGAGTTCCTCCCGTTCCTCCTTTATGTGAAGAAGCTCTGAGTCATGATGGTCCAGACTGAGACTGCATTCATGGGGAACCTCTTCTTTTATCACCAAAAGCTGCTGGACATCtgcaggaaacactgaaacacacacacactcataatgAACAATGACAGCTAGctcaatttgcatattaaactagtgttttttttcattagtcCCATATCTCGAAAGttagaaacatcctgttttagagtgacgctgaaaaactagttcatgtatttattgcgtctgtaatttattattatcaagatgtcctaaaaactgCATGAAAAGTCTTCATTTGATCCACAATGCTGCAGtcagagtactgacagggactagaaagagagagcttatttctcctatattggcttctctttattggctccctgttaaattcagaatcaaatttaaaatcctgcttctcacatacaaggtcttgaataatcaggccccatcttaccTTAATGACCTCATAGCACCGTATCATCCCAACAGAGCTCTTTGCTCTCAGACGGCAGGCTTACTTGTAGATCCCAggttttttaaaagtagaatgagaagcagagccttcagctttcaggcccctcttctgtcaaaccagctcccagtttggatacAAGAGACAGAAGTGATCTCTACCTTTAGGATTCAGCTTAAATCCTCACTGTTGGGAATCCTGCAACAGGCAGGGCTGATTCTCATGAAGCACTTCTTATCTCACATTTTTTCACTCACCATGTGCCCTTTACaacactctgcatttaattattagtcaAAATTTTTCTATTTTCAGGGAGGAattattttaacaaaacaaGATTTGGCTGCACAAGTTTGATTTGTTAGATAAGGCTATACAGACTGATTGTAACAGTGGTGATCATGCTTATAGTCtcattaaattaataataaactaCAAGAGATCAACACTTGCTGGTTGTCTGACCGCAGCGCTTTCTTAGCTGCCTCCATCAGCTTTCTCCTCCTTTTGAAAGCAGCATTTCTCATGAAGCTGGTTAAATATTAGGGGGGAAGCTAGTGCAGATTGTCTGACATGATGCACACGTGACAA encodes:
- the LOC116315188 gene encoding zinc finger protein OZF-like, producing the protein MAAVFPADVQQLLVIKEEVPHECSLSLDHHDSELLHIKEEREELWKSQEGEQLSGLEDNISGFPFTAVHVKSEDDDEKPQFSTLHQSQAENSRETEPPACSSAEQIKIGNYSSPDPVRHPHPDTPLQSSTEGEASESEKTEVSEDDDWQEPLSDCGPETDASDSRLNDSTITESGVNNDVGCNGAKKSLSCSESGEQFVCKQSLQKHVACHSEKRSSNCLVNEKICRVEQSVDSQVKRFGCDDCGKRFNQKKDLRIHMRVHTGERPFGCTECGKRFRYQGNLKMHTKVHADEKPFRCDDCGQRFSRKTNLTRHMRVHTGEKPFGCDECGQRFNHKANLKIHIRVHTGEKPFSCEDCGQRFYHKTDLKRHMRIHTEEKPYVCDHCGKLFRYRCNLRRHMSVHSGEKRFVCGVCGNIFNREGNLKIHMRVHTGEKPFSCYVCGNTFNREGNLKIHMRVHTGEKPFDCDFCGKSYRHQYSFKTHMKVHIV